One part of the Odontesthes bonariensis isolate fOdoBon6 chromosome 13, fOdoBon6.hap1, whole genome shotgun sequence genome encodes these proteins:
- the LOC142397213 gene encoding uncharacterized protein LOC142397213 encodes MLAEGFLRLLRYREERKFATASKRKRHQTSAHCADPLDCTLPDSRSANQQINSAEEGPNQEVQDPSQVQGLRLGPQAPGLLIPRCSPVAVLLPVCIEDCSLLEQYPDLQVADSGRIAHNPLRATVSPPGFPIQPPAAEVRHRPDAFKELPTDAVSSCPDQGYLVMGASENISLDLPGSQLEPMSNSVLNGLLEKQLEEVYMQHLTDNLARCNSHLENSLLHGLVPPPQGPNSLEGSLEEEPGGDSSNKISYLSTHNLVPCSSNFSSPVLRISEPDGPHLQGNILPK; translated from the exons ATGTTGGCTGAAGGGTTTCTCAGATTACTGCGTtacagggaggagagaaagttTGCCACCGCTTCCAAGCGAAAGAGACATCAGACAAGCGCTCATTGTGCTGACCCGCTCGACTGTACTCTCCCTGACTCACGCTCTGCAAACCAGCAGATAAATTCCGCTGAAGAAG GGCCAAACCAGGAAGTGCAAGACCCCAGCCAAGTCCAAGGACTGAGACTGGGGCCTCAGGCTCCAGGCCTCTTGATCCCCAGGTGTTCTCCTGTAGCTGTCCTACTTCCTGTTTGTATCGAAGACTGCAGCCTCCTGGAGCAGTATCCAGACCTGCAGGTGGCCGACTCAGGTCGCATCGCACACAACCCACTGAGAGCCACCGTCAGTCCTCCTGGCTTTCCCATTCAGCCTCCTGCTGCCGAGGTGAGGCATCGACCAGACGCCTTCAAAGAACTCCCCACTGATGCGGTTTCATCCTGTCCAGACCAGGGTTATCTGGTCATGGGGGCCAGTGAGAACATCAGCCTGGATCTACCCGGATCACAGCTGGAGCCCATGTCCAACTCAGTGCTGAATGGGCTACTggagaagcagctggaggaggtTTACATGCAGCATCTGACTGACAACTTAGCTCGATGTAACTCCCACCTGGAGAACAGCCTCCTGCACGGCTTGGTGCCGCCGCCGCAGGGGCCCAACTCACTTGAGGGCAGTTTGGAAGAAGAACCAGGAGGGGACAGCAGCAATAAAATTAGTTATTTGAGCACGCATAACTTAGTTCCCTGCTCATCAAATTTCAGCTCCCCAGTGCTGAGGATTTCAGAGCCGGACGGTCCACATCTGCAAGGAAACATCCTgccaaagtaa
- the LOC142397214 gene encoding sodium/hydrogen exchanger 2-like — MAALWCLLLLLSASLLGSMADEQHQLHNLPPLPGLNRSDSGLSVDLPMALRVFSVDYHHVQAPFEIVLWIMLASLAKLGFHWSGRVPGVVPESCVLIMVGLLVGGVIYGVRHSAPPTLSADAFFLFLLPPIVLDAGYFLPGRLFFENLGTILWYAVLGTLWNVLGIGLSLYGVCLLAPSSLGDVSLLHCLLFGSLIAAVDPVAVLSVFQEMHVNEQLHILVFGESLLNDAVTVVLYKLFESFLRLPSVSGLDVMLGGCRVVVVGLGGLFVGLFFGLVAALTSRFTFKAQVIAPLFVFLYSYLSYLTSEMLHLSGIVAIVTCAMTMKQYVEANVSEQSNTSIRYFLKMWSSVSETLIFIFLGVSTIQDIHMWSWPFVCSTLLLCLVWRATGVLLLTAVVNKLRRNTVTFRDQFIIAYGGLRGAICFSLVFLIDDFPKKRLFITTTIVVILFTVFVQGMTIKPLVELLDVKRKKRALPTVSEEIHSRLIDHLLAGIEDVVGYWGQHYWKDKFEHFNKRYLRRFLIREHHQARSSILRVYEELERREQRGVEEAPPIVDPRPHSRPLLPEEMDSIRRILSRNLQTFNNKQRPAYSRHSLHQDIAMERPQRPLHRHQSVGDRYTYNTNTHWPQADDDGEFRESHRGRTGLSRSHTVCSTSPRQAYLDSVVPTALTQTWSADPTPALQDQVSPQDQAPVERVPKKQLSFNLESEKQ; from the exons ATGGCTGCTCTGTGGTGTCTtcttctgctcctctctgcctctctgttGGGATCAATGGCTGATGAGCAGCATCAGCTCCACAACCTGCCCCCCTTGCCGGGCTTAAACCGCAGTGACAGTGGCCTGTCTGTGGATCTGCCCATGGCTCTGAGGGTGTTCAGCGTGGACTACCATCATGTGCAGGCTCCCTTTGAGATCGTGTTGTGGATCATGCTGGCCTCTCTTGCCAAGCTGG GTTTCCACTGGTCAGGTCGAGTCCCAGGAGTTGTCCCAGAGAGTTGCGTCCTCATCATGGTTGGCCTCCTCGTTGGAGGGGTGATCTACGGGGTCCGACACTCTGCTCCCCCGACTCTGAGCGCTGAtgctttcttcctctttctgctCCCACCCATCGTCTTAGATGCCGGATACTTCCTGCCGGGGAGGCTGTTCTTTGAAAACCTTGGTACCATCCTCTG GTATGCAGTGCTGGGGACCTTATGGAACGTTCTGGGCATTGGCCTCTCCCTGTACGGTGTTTGCCTGCTGGCTCCAAGCTCTTTGGGAGACGTGTCTCTGCTCCACTGCCTGTTGTTTGGCTCTTTGATTGCCGCCGTCGACCCGGTGGCCGTGCTCTCGGTCTTCCAAGAAATGCATGTCAACGAACAGCTGCATATCCTGGTGTTTGGAGAGTCACTGCTCAATGATGCCGTCACAGTG GTGCTCTACAAACTGTTTGAGTCCTTCCTGCGCCTGCCGTCAGTGTCGGGGCTGGATGTGATGCTGGGGGGCTGcagagtggtggtggtgggcctGGGAGGACTGTTCGTAGGCCTCTTCTTTGGCCTGGTGGCGGCCCTCACCTCAAGATTCACCTTCAAAGCCCAAGTCATCGCCCCGCTCTTTGTCTTCCTTTATTCCTACTTGTCTTACCTGACCTCTGAGATGCTTCACCTCTCTGGCATCGTGGC TATTGTAACCTGTGCTATGACCATGAAGCAGTATGTGGAAGCTAACGTGTCGGAGCAGAGCAACACCAGCATCCGGTACTTCTTAAAGATGTGGAGCAGCGTGAGTGAAACCTTAATCTTCATCTTCCTGGGTGTGTCCACCATACAGGATATCCATATGTGGAGCTGGCCCTTTGTCTGCtccacactgctgctctgccTCGTCTGGAGGGCCACAG GGGTTCTCCTGCTGACCGCTGTGGTGAACAAGCTTCGGAGGAACACCGTGACCTTCAGAGACCAGTTTATCATCGCCTACGGTGGCCTAAGAGGAGCCATCTGCTTCTCCCTGGTCTTCCTGATTGACGACTTCCCAAAGAAAAGACTCTTCATCACAACAACCATCGTGGTCATTCTCTTCACTGTATTTGTACAG ggAATGACCATAAAGCCTCTGGTTGAGCTTTTGGAtgtgaagaggaagaagagagcTCTGCCTACTGTCAGTGAGGAGATCCACAGCAGG CTCATAGATCACCTGCTGGCAGGGATAGAAGATGTGGTTGGGTACTGGGGGCAGCACTACTGGAAAGACAA GTTTGAGCACTTCAACAAGAGGTACCTTCGGCGTTTTCTGATTCGTGAGCATCACCAAGCTCGCTCCAGCATCCTCAGAGTCTACGAGGAGCTCGAGAGGAGGGAGCAGAGAGGAGTAGAGGAGGCACCTCCAAT AGTAGATCCTCGCCCTCACAGCCGACCCCTCCTGCCAGAGGAGATGGACAGCATCAGGCGCATTCTCTCCAGAAATCTTCAAACCTTTAACAACAAG CAGAGACCAGCATACAGCAGACACTCCCTGCACCAGGACATCGCCATGGAGAGGCCTCAGAGGCCACTTCACAGACACCAGAGTGTTGGAGACAGATACACGTATAATACGAATACACACTGGCCACAG GCGGATGATGATGGAGAATTCCGTGAGTCACACAGAGGGAGAACAGGACTCAGCCGATCTCATACAG TGTGCTCCACAAGCCCAAGACAGGCGTACCTGGACTCTGTGGTCCCGACAGCCTTGACTCAGACTTGGTCAGCGGATCCAACGCCTGCTTTACAGGATCAGGTTTCTCCACAGGACCAGGCACCGGTCGAGAGAGTCCCAAAGAAACAACTCAGCTTTAATTTGGAGAGCGAGAAACAGTAA
- the LOC142397546 gene encoding transmembrane protein 182-like translates to MRVGAAALTGGIFGVAGTLCFLLAFGTDYWLVASDDCGQYTWPTQTTLSLTQDTDANGAKIQFEKAANVSPPSLTLHHEGFFWRCVFQVEPTTHAILATLLTNQPESKVCIHGYLFPLPVALGQVPHPTYDATAVFRGFWTVLIIFGLVSALTGGFLLLCGVPFISHKLYKLGGAFLIAAACLFLFMILLYVLWMEVVDVKRYILQERGETCPNAQVSVFYGLSFMVAAAGVPLELVSGLVFMLVGRALGASK, encoded by the exons ATGAGAGTGGGAGCTGCAGCCTTGACTGGAGGGATTTTTGGGGTAGCGGGGACCCTGTGTTTCCTGCTGGCCTTTGGTACAGACTACTGGCTGGTAGCAAGCGACGACTGTGGACAATATACATGGCCCACTCAAACTACACTGTCACTGACACAGGACACAGATGCCAATGGAGCAAAG aTCCAgtttgaaaaagcagccaatgtttCGCCTCCGTCCCTCACTCTGCACCACGAGGGCTTTTTTTGGCgctgtgtgtttcaggtggagCCCACAACACACGCCATCCTGGCCACTCTTCTCA CCAACCAGCCGGAGTCCAAGGTTTGCATCCATGGTTACCTCTTCCCGCTACCAGTTGCACTTGGACAAGTTCCTCATCCAACTTATGATGCTACTGCAG TATTTCGGGGTTTCTGGACCGTGCTGATAATCTTCGGGCTGGTCTCAGCTCTGACTGGAGGCTTCCTCTTGCTCTGTGGTGTTCCTTTCATCAGCCACAAACTATACAAGCTGGGCGGTGCCTTCCTCATCGCTGCTG CCTGCTTGTTCCTGTTCATGATCCTGCTCTACGTACTGTGGATGGAGGTAGTGGATGTGAAGCGCTACATTCTGCAGGAGAGGGGAGAAACATGCCCAAATGCACAGGTTTCGGTGTTTTATGGCCTGTCATTCATGGTGGCGGCGGCTGGCGTGCCTCTGGAGCTCGTCTCTGGGTTGGTCTTCATGCTGGTGGGCCGTGCGCTGGGTGCCAGCAAGTGA